In Flavobacterium hankyongi, the genomic window ATATTTTCACCAACAAGTACCTCTTTGTAATGGGCGGCAAAATTAGTAATTATTTTTAAAGAACCATTGTTAATTTTGACTTTTTTATAAACGATGTCGTAAAAATTAACTTTATTTTGCGGAATTTTTAAATAATCGTTAAGTTTATTATCAAAAATGTTGTTATTTTTAATATTTAATAAACTTGAAATAATTGAAATGAAAATAAATTTTCTAGTTTCTTCTCTTTCATAATCTTCTTGAAAATGTCCTGCTTCAAATAAAATTGTTGGAACTCCTAAAGACTGAAACATATCTCCAATACAATTTATATTGAAAGAATCATCAAATCGTCCAATCTGATTAGGTATATATTTTTGAAGTACAGCATTCATATCGGCAATTACATTAACTGCAATCATCCTAGTTTTATTGTACTCTTTTTCTGAATTATACGAAGGCGCTAAAAATGAAACAGTTGCAGGGTTATTAGTATCTCCTGCAGCAAAAATTGTTCGTTGATCATGTAAATTATAACAAAAATCAGGAGCAAATTCTTCAAAAGTCTTACGCAACAATAAACTTTCAGGTTGAGATAAGTTAACCGAATCACGATTTAAATCAACATCATTAGCATTAACTCTAGTGTAAGCCTTAGCGCCATCAGGATTTAAAATTGGAATAATTAATAAGGTAAAATCATTTTTTATTTGGCGTGCTTCATCAGTATCATCATTTAAAAAATTAAATAAATCAAACAATGCTTTAGTAGTTGTAGATTCATTACCATGCATTTGAGACCACATAAATATTTTTGTTTTACCTGTACCAATTTTTACAGCATAAATTGGTTTAGCTTTCACAGATTTTCCAATAACTGACAAATTAAAATATTCTGGTAGACTTTTAAGTATTGGTTCAATATGTACATTTGTTATATATCTACCGTGTACTCTAACCTCTTTGCAAAGTGTGTAAATTTTATCTAAATCCATATTTTTTATTTATCACTACAAAAGTATATAAGATATATTTTACAATAATAAATAATCTAATTAATAATGATAAATAAAGAATAGAAATGAATTTTAAAAAAAAATCGCATATTTTAAAATTTTGAAAATAAAATCTCAAATAAGCGATTTTTGGAAAACTCAGAAAATGATTTAGAAATCGAAAAATTATAATCTTATATAAGGATGGTAGTTTTAAAACTTACAATCCTAAAGAGTAATTTACTTTCTTAACAAGAAAACAGAAGCTACTCCTAATTCTGCTCTTGAACTAATTGGAGTTGCGTCTCCATTTGATGTTGGTGTAGAAAATACTAAAACTTGTCCTCCCGCATTTAATCTTTCAGCTACATATATGTTTTTAGTAACATTATCATATGCTACATCTACTGGATTACCTAACTTAGAGTTTGGACCATAAATTCTTATTTGATTACTTAAAGTAATAGTACCAACGTTTGGCGTTGCTCCTAATACACTTGAAAAATTATTAATTACAATTAAACCTCCATCGGTATCTGATGTTGCACTACCTACATCTGTTAATATTAATCTATTGTCAGTTGACGAAAGTGTAATTCCATGAGTTCTCACTAAACCTTCGATTGTAACTCTTTTTGAAGCAGTTATCGATCCATTAGTATTAGCAAAAAAGTTATTAAAAATTACTATATCGCTTGTTAAATCTGCTACTGCATACAAAGTTGTACCTTCAACGTGTATACCCCAAACTTTAAAATCTACAGTATAACTATTTAATAATTGGAAACCAGTTGACGTTTTT contains:
- a CDS encoding M14 family metallopeptidase, which produces MDLDKIYTLCKEVRVHGRYITNVHIEPILKSLPEYFNLSVIGKSVKAKPIYAVKIGTGKTKIFMWSQMHGNESTTTKALFDLFNFLNDDTDEARQIKNDFTLLIIPILNPDGAKAYTRVNANDVDLNRDSVNLSQPESLLLRKTFEEFAPDFCYNLHDQRTIFAAGDTNNPATVSFLAPSYNSEKEYNKTRMIAVNVIADMNAVLQKYIPNQIGRFDDSFNINCIGDMFQSLGVPTILFEAGHFQEDYEREETRKFIFISIISSLLNIKNNNIFDNKLNDYLKIPQNKVNFYDIVYKKVKINNGSLKIITNFAAHYKEVLVGENIVFEANIAEIGDDINKFGHLEYDCEGLEYSDNFNNIPEIDRKADFYLNKNKKFVNGLNKM